A genome region from Serinus canaria isolate serCan28SL12 chromosome 19, serCan2020, whole genome shotgun sequence includes the following:
- the TEKT1 gene encoding tektin-1 isoform X2: MARLLQDPSKLHPSEWYTANKMQRASTESQKSRQRRVGIDLVHDEVEQELLKEVEVLQGIIALLGRTLEQTNEQIRRNRSAKYDLDMDLKDKFTALTIDDYCASLTNDTPHIIYADNAMKLKGNFVSPEDWLDFSNINVEKADKQRNNSLALKALIDGILSQIANDMRKQCEMVNNAFRNRVKEVKDAKHKLETLLAMVMDETASQEKNIAALKKAIADKEAPVKVAQTRLEARNHRPNVELCYDTVHSSLMSEVQEITKNIQRLKDALAQAQTELKGLSRRQLSLEEEIKVKENTLYIDEVLCMQMRESVCINSY, from the exons ATGGCCAGATTGTTGCAAGATCCATCTAAACTTCATCCCTCAGAATGGTACACTGCAAACAAGATGCAGCGTGCCAGTACAGAGTCCCAGAAATCCAG GCAGAGGCGAGTTGGGATTGACTTGGTGCATGATGAAGTGGAACAGGAACTGCTGAAGGAAGTTGAAGTCCTCCAGGGGATTATTGCTTTACTTGGACGTACTTTGGAACAAACAAATGAGCAAATCAG ACGAAATCGTTCAGCAAAATATGACCTGGACATGGATCTGAAGGACAAATTCACAGCTTTGACGATTGATGATTACTGTGCTAGCTTGACAAACGACACTCCTCATATTATATATGCTGATAATGCAATGAAACTAAAAGGAAA TTTTGTTAGCCCTGAGGACTGGTTAGATTTCTCAAACATAAATGTTGAAAAGGCTGACAAGCAGCGAAACAATTCTTTGGCACTGAAGGCACTTATCGATGGCATCCTCTCACAGATAGCAAATGACATGCGCAAGCAATGTGAGATGGTGAATAATGCTTTTAGAAATAGGGTGAAGGAAGTCAAGGATGCCAAGCACAAGCTAGAGACACTTCTTGCAATG GTGATGGATGAGACTGCCTCACAGGAGAAGAACATTGCAGCCTTAAAGAAAGCAATTGCTGATAAGGAAGCACCTGTAAAAGTGGCTCAAACCCGCTTGGAAGCGAGGAACCATCGCCCCAATGTGGAACTGTGCTATGACACAGTGCACAGCAGCCTGATGAGTGAAGTTCAAGAGATCACGAAAAATATTCAAAG ATTAAAGGATGCATTGGCACAGGCTCAGACAGAGCTGAAAGGCCTGAGCCGCCGACAGCTTTCCTTGGAGGAAGAGATCAAGGTCAAGGAGAACACACTGTATATTGATGAAGTGCTGTGCATGCAAATGAGAGAGTCTGTTTGCATAAACAGTTACTGA
- the TEKT1 gene encoding tektin-1 isoform X1: MARLLQDPSKLHPSEWYTANKMQRASTESQKSRSECMIAESWRLVDEIEKTTQKTQSDVNKKLEQRREEIKFWKQELDNKLEQIVHETEILLTFKNRLERALEGCKEPLVIAQKCLLYRQRRVGIDLVHDEVEQELLKEVEVLQGIIALLGRTLEQTNEQIRRNRSAKYDLDMDLKDKFTALTIDDYCASLTNDTPHIIYADNAMKLKGNFVSPEDWLDFSNINVEKADKQRNNSLALKALIDGILSQIANDMRKQCEMVNNAFRNRVKEVKDAKHKLETLLAMVMDETASQEKNIAALKKAIADKEAPVKVAQTRLEARNHRPNVELCYDTVHSSLMSEVQEITKNIQRLKDALAQAQTELKGLSRRQLSLEEEIKVKENTLYIDEVLCMQMRESVCINSY; the protein is encoded by the exons ATGGCCAGATTGTTGCAAGATCCATCTAAACTTCATCCCTCAGAATGGTACACTGCAAACAAGATGCAGCGTGCCAGTACAGAGTCCCAGAAATCCAGGTCAGAATGCATGATAGCTGAGAGTTGGAGGCTGGTGGATGAAATAGAAAAGACaactcaaaaaacccaaagtgaTGTCAACAAGAAATTAG AACAGAGACGAGAAGAGATAAAATTCTGGAAGCAAGAATTAGATAACAAGCTAGAACAAATTGTTCACGAGACAGAGATTTTGTTGACTTTCAAGAACAGGCTGGAGAGAGCTTTGGAGGGTTGCAAAGAGCCCCTTGTCATTGCCCAAAAGTGTCTCCTGTACAG GCAGAGGCGAGTTGGGATTGACTTGGTGCATGATGAAGTGGAACAGGAACTGCTGAAGGAAGTTGAAGTCCTCCAGGGGATTATTGCTTTACTTGGACGTACTTTGGAACAAACAAATGAGCAAATCAG ACGAAATCGTTCAGCAAAATATGACCTGGACATGGATCTGAAGGACAAATTCACAGCTTTGACGATTGATGATTACTGTGCTAGCTTGACAAACGACACTCCTCATATTATATATGCTGATAATGCAATGAAACTAAAAGGAAA TTTTGTTAGCCCTGAGGACTGGTTAGATTTCTCAAACATAAATGTTGAAAAGGCTGACAAGCAGCGAAACAATTCTTTGGCACTGAAGGCACTTATCGATGGCATCCTCTCACAGATAGCAAATGACATGCGCAAGCAATGTGAGATGGTGAATAATGCTTTTAGAAATAGGGTGAAGGAAGTCAAGGATGCCAAGCACAAGCTAGAGACACTTCTTGCAATG GTGATGGATGAGACTGCCTCACAGGAGAAGAACATTGCAGCCTTAAAGAAAGCAATTGCTGATAAGGAAGCACCTGTAAAAGTGGCTCAAACCCGCTTGGAAGCGAGGAACCATCGCCCCAATGTGGAACTGTGCTATGACACAGTGCACAGCAGCCTGATGAGTGAAGTTCAAGAGATCACGAAAAATATTCAAAG ATTAAAGGATGCATTGGCACAGGCTCAGACAGAGCTGAAAGGCCTGAGCCGCCGACAGCTTTCCTTGGAGGAAGAGATCAAGGTCAAGGAGAACACACTGTATATTGATGAAGTGCTGTGCATGCAAATGAGAGAGTCTGTTTGCATAAACAGTTACTGA
- the FBXO39 gene encoding F-box only protein 39 translates to MEDDSEPEQSSWAYLPDVCLRHVFHWLDDRDRSRAALVCKKWSCAMHSGSLWRCRTITFYGQPSRARTLEFQSALWYTKKFGKYLKHLEIKLSNPYNTPFIKKFQVIMRGLLSHLGKCNSHLVSLSIKYLELDCLIWKNVVRAQFIKNLAAFLKRMSNQLDYLNLKGARITLEEGCELLNSLSSLTNRSFISEINIEDFFSLHLSVYSSALFHQTMSKFHRLTILTFNYNCISDELLDILRERSSHSLCTLNIKCHIHDPHGQVVSGMSWANLAKRAPKLNVNFFFERVMKHDQLARILLEEIPVRSISLRSCYFSDPDWTMRPTLTNLLPAYWHGLQKLTLELNNDHELLDNELLQLILSCKRLLFLKVWAFLSVSFMERLLQNRAERKCILTTIKVRIYTAQDDSTEEERLLADIYRKFKYLIDSELNYFVITYPMV, encoded by the exons ATGGAAGATGACAGTGAACCCGAGCAAAGTTCCTGGGCCTATCTACCTGATGTCTGTCTGAGGCATGTCTTCCATTGGTTAGATGACAGGGACAGATCTCGGGCTGCCTTGGTCTGTAAAAAATGGAGTTGTGCCATGCACTCTGGATCTCTCTGGAGGTGCAGAACCATCACCTTTTATGGCCAACCATCAAGGGCACGCACACTGGAGTTTCAAAGTGCACTGTGGTATACCAAGAAATTTGGCAAGTATTTGAAGCACCTTGAGATCAAGTTATCAAATCCTTACAATACTccctttataaaaaaatttcaagtgaTTATGAGAGGTCTTCTTTCACACCTGGGTAAGTGTAATAGTCACCTAGTATCCCTGAGCATCAAGTACCTAGAATTAGACTGCTTGATCTGGAAAAATGTAGTTAGGGCTCAGTTTATCAAGAATTTAGCTGCCTTCCTGAAAAGAATGAGCAATCAACTTGATTATCTTAACTTAAAAGGAGCAAGAATAACTTTGGAAGAAGGCTGTGAGCTTCTGAATTCTCTAAGCAGTTTGACAAATAGAAGCTTTATATCTGAAATCAATATTGAGGATTTCTTCAGTCTCCATCTTTCTGTCTACAGCAGTGCCTTGTTCCACCAAACTATGTCTAAGTTCCACAGGCTGACCATCCTGACTTTCAATTACAACTGCATCTCTGATGAACTGCTGGACATCCTGCGGGAGCGCAGCTCTCATTCCCTGTGCACCTTGAATATCAAGTGTCATATCCATGACCCTCATGGGCAAGTGGTCTCAGGAATGTCATGGGCAAACTTGGCCAAGAGAGCCCCAAAACTGAATGTGAACTTCTTCTTTGAAAGAGTCATGAAGCATGATCAGCTAGCTAGGATCCTGCTAGAGGAGATCCCAGTTAGGAGCATCAGCCTACGGAGCTGTTATTTTAGTGACCCAGACTGGACAATGAGACCTACCCTCACCAACCTTCTCCCAGCTTACTGGCATGGTCTGCAG aaattaACACTTGAATTAAACAATGACCATGAGTTGCTGGACAATGAGCTGCTACAGCTTATCTTATCATGCAAGAGGTTGTTGTTTCTGAAAGTCTGGGCATTTCTAAGTGTCAGCTTTATGGAGAGGCTGCTACAAAACCgtgcagaaagaaaatgcattttaactACCATAAAG GTCAGGATTTATACAGCCCAAGATGACAGCACTGAGGAGGAGCGACTGCTGGCTGATATTTACAGGAAATTCAAGTACCTGATTGACTCAGAACTTAATTATTTTGTCATCACCTACCCAATGGTATAA